DNA sequence from the Buchnera aphidicola str. Ua (Uroleucon ambrosiae) genome:
AGAATTTAATATTATATCATTTTTGATCTATATCAAAAAGAAAATAATTGATTTAATTATGTTTTTTTAGAGTAGTTATATGACTTAAAAGACTTTATAATTTAATGTAAAAACTATGATTTTAATACTATTTAATAAATACTAATAGAAAAAATCAATAAAATATATTATGTAACATTTAAAAAAATAACTATATTTTTATTATGATATAATTTAACTCTATTATCAAAATACAACAACAATAGTATTAGTAAAATCATTTATAATGTTTTTAAATGTATAAAGACTTTAATTGTGACAAATAGATAAAAAATTTTTAAAATAATTTGGAAATGTTTTTGAAACACAATCAGGATTAAGTATTTTCACACCAATTCCAGATAAAGATATAAGTGAAAAACACATAGCTATACGATGATCGTTATAAGTCTCAATATTAGAATATTTAAATATTTTCGGTGGAGAAATCGATAAAAAATCTTTTCCTTCTTTGACTATAGCACCTACTTTTCTTAATTCTTTAGTCATAGCAGATAAACGATCAGTTTCTTTTACTCTCCAATTATATATATTTCTAATAATAGTAGTACCTTTAGAAAACAGCGCTACTATAGCAATGGTCATAGCACTGTCAGGAATATGATTCATGTCTAAATCTATTGATGTTAATGTATTATGTACACAAGTGATAGAATAATCTTCCCAAAAAATTTTTGCTCCCATTTTTTCTAATATATGAGCAAAATTTATATCACCTTGAATACTTTTTTTGCCAACACCAACCACTTTAACTCTACCACCTTTAATAGCTGCAGCAGCTAAAAAATAAGATGCTGAAGACGCATCTCCTTCAATGATATATTCACCTGGTGTAATATATTCTTGATTGCCTTTAATATAAAAAATATTATAAGAATCATGTGTAATATTTACTCCAAAAGATTTAATTAAATTTAACGTAATATCAATATAAGGTTTTGAAATTAAACTTTTTTTAATATAAATAGTTGTATCTTTTGAAGCAAGTGGGGAACTAATTAATAATGCAGTTAAAAATTGACTAGAAATATTACTATTCAAGGTAATTGAACCACCAACAAAACCACCTTTTGTTCGTATTGGAGGATATCCAATATTTTTTTCATATTCTATAACTGCTCCTCCTTGTTTTAATGCATCTATAAGATCTTTAATAGGTCTTTCATGCATTCTATCATCGCCATTAAAATATATGTTATTGTTATTTAAAGATAAAGCAGCAAGTAGTGGTCGAATAGCAGTACCTGCATTTCCTAAATATAGAGAATATGATTGAGATAAATTAAAAGATTGACCTATACCTTTAATACAACAAGTTGTTTTATTATCAGATAAATTATAATTTATACCTAATGTTTTTAAAGCATTTAACATATATTGAGTATCATGACTATCTAATAAATTCGTTAAATAAGTTGTACCTTTTGCCATAGAAGCAATTAATAAAACTCTGTTTGAAATACTTTTAGAACCTGGTAAATAAATAGTTCCATTCACATATGACATTGGTTTTAAATCAAAAAAATTTTGCATAATAAACCTACACTTTATTCAATTAAAAATGACAATAATGTTTTTT
Encoded proteins:
- the aroA gene encoding 3-phosphoshikimate 1-carboxyvinyltransferase; protein product: MQNFFDLKPMSYVNGTIYLPGSKSISNRVLLIASMAKGTTYLTNLLDSHDTQYMLNALKTLGINYNLSDNKTTCCIKGIGQSFNLSQSYSLYLGNAGTAIRPLLAALSLNNNNIYFNGDDRMHERPIKDLIDALKQGGAVIEYEKNIGYPPIRTKGGFVGGSITLNSNISSQFLTALLISSPLASKDTTIYIKKSLISKPYIDITLNLIKSFGVNITHDSYNIFYIKGNQEYITPGEYIIEGDASSASYFLAAAAIKGGRVKVVGVGKKSIQGDINFAHILEKMGAKIFWEDYSITCVHNTLTSIDLDMNHIPDSAMTIAIVALFSKGTTIIRNIYNWRVKETDRLSAMTKELRKVGAIVKEGKDFLSISPPKIFKYSNIETYNDHRIAMCFSLISLSGIGVKILNPDCVSKTFPNYFKNFLSICHN